One Burkholderia sp. PAMC 26561 genomic window carries:
- a CDS encoding acyloxyacyl hydrolase, whose translation MQKNKSVWQKRSFYGALLGALALVSASAKADQFGVQIAGGVADHDVRKADVGVVWDPNWTWWEIGGFHFTVVGEAHVAYWDIRESNAAHPNIWEFGLTPVFRFIKSSGWFRPYVEAGVGVRLLSHVRETQDRTFSSSFQFADMVGVGAAFGAHQNYQAGFRFQHLSNAGIEHPNPGINFSQLYLQYNF comes from the coding sequence ATGCAAAAGAACAAAAGTGTTTGGCAAAAACGCTCTTTTTACGGTGCCCTGCTGGGGGCGCTTGCCCTGGTTTCGGCGAGTGCCAAAGCAGATCAGTTTGGCGTGCAGATCGCCGGCGGGGTTGCCGACCACGATGTCCGCAAGGCGGACGTCGGCGTTGTGTGGGACCCGAACTGGACTTGGTGGGAGATCGGCGGCTTCCATTTCACCGTTGTAGGCGAAGCGCACGTCGCTTACTGGGACATTCGCGAGAGCAACGCTGCACATCCGAATATCTGGGAATTCGGGCTGACGCCGGTATTCCGGTTCATCAAGAGTTCTGGCTGGTTCAGGCCGTATGTGGAGGCGGGCGTCGGCGTGCGGCTCCTGTCGCACGTGCGCGAGACGCAGGACCGTACGTTCTCATCGTCCTTCCAGTTTGCCGACATGGTGGGTGTCGGCGCGGCGTTCGGCGCGCATCAGAACTACCAGGCGGGCTTCCGGTTTCAGCATTTGTCCAACGCCGGTATCGAACACCCGAATCCTGGTATAAATTTCAGCCAGTTATATTTGCAGTACAACTTCTGA
- the leuA gene encoding 2-isopropylmalate synthase — translation MMRNPSEKYRPFPQVTLKGRQWPTRTIERAPIWMSTDLRDGNQALIDPMSIDAKLEFFEMLVAVGFKEIEVGFPSASQTDFDFARKLITENRIPADVTIEVLVQSRRDLIERTFEAVEGAPNVIVHLYNAICPSFRKIVFGMTKEETKALAVEGTRIIKECAAAHPGTHWTYQYSPETFSMTELSFSREVCDAVAQMWRPTPDHKMIVNLPATVEAAMPNVFADQVEWMDRNMGYRDSIVLSVHPHNDRGTAVAAAELAILAGADRVEGCLFGNGERTGNVDLVTLAMNLYTQGVDPGLDFSDIDGVRRVVERCNQIPVHPRHPYAGDLVFTAFSGSHQDAIRKGFAQRVAGTVWDVPYLPIDPADLGRSYDAVIRVNSQSGKGGATYLLERGLGFTPPRRVQIEFSHAVQKVADSSGEEVSGDAICALFKREYFDAKGPASRADASAIRFNDRRVLVPVSKTADEAHAQAVAAAMSEAAGAAIDVTSFETAVTAKGETAVFIGCRIGDQTARYGVAVHANAVQAISDAIISAVNRSRWAGRKAVEDEAVAA, via the coding sequence ATGATGCGCAACCCTTCCGAGAAATACCGCCCTTTCCCTCAAGTCACGCTCAAAGGCCGCCAATGGCCGACCCGTACGATCGAACGGGCGCCCATCTGGATGAGCACCGATCTTCGCGACGGCAACCAGGCGCTGATCGACCCGATGAGCATCGACGCCAAACTCGAATTCTTCGAGATGCTGGTGGCGGTGGGTTTCAAGGAAATCGAAGTGGGTTTTCCGTCGGCATCGCAGACGGATTTCGACTTCGCGCGCAAGCTGATCACGGAAAACCGCATTCCCGCCGATGTCACCATCGAAGTGCTCGTGCAATCGCGCCGGGACCTCATCGAGCGAACGTTTGAAGCGGTGGAAGGCGCGCCGAACGTGATCGTGCATCTGTACAACGCGATTTGTCCGTCGTTCAGGAAAATCGTCTTCGGGATGACGAAGGAAGAAACCAAGGCGCTGGCGGTGGAAGGCACGCGCATCATCAAGGAATGCGCCGCAGCGCACCCCGGCACACACTGGACGTATCAGTATTCGCCGGAAACGTTCAGCATGACCGAGCTTTCGTTTTCCCGCGAAGTCTGCGACGCCGTCGCGCAAATGTGGCGGCCGACGCCCGATCACAAGATGATCGTGAACTTGCCCGCCACGGTCGAAGCGGCCATGCCTAACGTGTTCGCGGATCAGGTCGAGTGGATGGACCGCAACATGGGTTATCGCGACAGCATCGTGCTTTCGGTGCATCCGCATAATGATCGCGGCACGGCGGTCGCCGCGGCGGAACTCGCGATCCTGGCAGGCGCGGATCGCGTGGAAGGATGTCTTTTCGGCAACGGCGAGCGCACTGGCAACGTGGATCTCGTCACGCTCGCCATGAACCTGTACACACAAGGCGTCGACCCGGGCCTCGATTTTTCGGATATCGATGGCGTGCGGCGTGTCGTCGAACGATGCAATCAGATCCCCGTGCATCCGCGTCACCCGTATGCCGGCGATCTCGTGTTCACGGCCTTCTCAGGTTCGCACCAGGACGCAATCCGCAAGGGATTTGCGCAGCGCGTGGCCGGCACCGTGTGGGATGTGCCCTATCTCCCGATCGACCCCGCCGACCTCGGCCGTAGCTACGACGCCGTGATCCGCGTGAACAGCCAGTCGGGCAAGGGAGGCGCGACTTATCTCCTCGAACGCGGGTTGGGATTCACGCCGCCGCGGCGCGTGCAGATCGAGTTCAGCCACGCTGTTCAAAAAGTCGCCGATTCCTCCGGCGAAGAAGTTTCAGGCGACGCCATTTGCGCCCTCTTCAAACGCGAATACTTCGATGCAAAAGGGCCCGCGTCACGCGCCGACGCTTCGGCGATTCGCTTCAACGACCGTCGCGTATTGGTGCCGGTGTCGAAGACGGCCGACGAAGCGCATGCCCAGGCCGTCGCGGCTGCAATGAGCGAGGCGGCGGGCGCCGCGATCGATGTGACTTCGTTTGAGACAGCGGTGACGGCTAAGGGAGAGACGGCGGTGTTCATCGGTTGCCGGATTGGCGATCAGACCGCGCGTTACGGCGTCGCCGTGCATGCAAACGCGGTTCAGGCTATCAGCGATGCGATTATCAGCGCGGTCAACCGCTCGCGCTGGGCGGGACGCAAGGCGGTGGAGGACGAAGCAGTTGCGGCTTAG
- the cyoA gene encoding ubiquinol oxidase subunit II — MKQKSGSGFCKRLAIFPALLLSGCGGQMDLLDPKGSIGLAEKNLILTSTYAMLIVVVPVIFLTLLFAWKYRASNTSAEYLPKWAHSTKIEIVIWLVPALIILYLGILTYKSTHALDPYKPLESGVKPINVEVVALDWKWLFIYPDLGIATVNQIQFPVGTPVSFKITSDSVMNSFFIPQLGGQIYAMAGMQTKLHLIADHAGDYAGLSANFSGHGFSDMKFRAIATTPEEFAAWVKKVKASPSQLDGVNYAAVAAPTEKQPVQYFSKVDANLFQTIVAKYNNGHARNIPDPICRTKG; from the coding sequence ATGAAACAAAAATCCGGGTCGGGGTTTTGCAAGCGGTTAGCAATTTTCCCTGCTCTTCTTCTGTCAGGTTGCGGCGGCCAGATGGATCTTCTCGATCCAAAAGGCAGCATCGGACTGGCTGAGAAGAATCTTATTCTGACGTCCACGTACGCCATGCTGATCGTGGTCGTACCGGTTATTTTCCTGACGCTGCTGTTTGCATGGAAGTATCGGGCGTCGAATACTTCCGCTGAATATTTACCGAAATGGGCGCATTCGACCAAGATCGAGATTGTGATCTGGCTGGTGCCTGCACTGATCATTCTCTATCTCGGTATTCTGACTTACAAGAGTACACATGCACTGGATCCTTATAAGCCGCTGGAATCAGGGGTAAAGCCAATCAATGTCGAAGTTGTTGCGCTCGACTGGAAGTGGCTTTTCATCTATCCGGATCTTGGCATTGCCACAGTTAATCAAATTCAATTTCCAGTCGGTACCCCGGTGAGCTTCAAGATCACGTCGGATTCGGTGATGAACTCGTTTTTCATCCCGCAATTGGGCGGTCAGATCTATGCAATGGCGGGCATGCAGACCAAGTTGCATCTGATCGCGGACCATGCCGGCGACTATGCCGGTTTGTCTGCGAATTTCAGCGGACATGGATTTTCGGATATGAAGTTTCGCGCCATCGCGACCACGCCCGAAGAGTTCGCAGCCTGGGTCAAAAAGGTGAAGGCATCGCCGAGCCAGCTTGATGGCGTGAACTATGCCGCTGTTGCCGCGCCGACCGAAAAGCAACCGGTCCAGTACTTCTCGAAGGTCGACGCGAATCTGTTCCAGACCATCGTCGCGAAATACAACAACGGGCATGCTCGCAACATACCCGACCCCATCTGCCGTACGAAGGGATAA
- a CDS encoding DUF1996 domain-containing protein encodes MKIKSVIWIILMLAAGAVNARGFDVQCNYSHTLPDDAIVYPGKPGEAMVHEFFGNPNTNAYTTYDSLNNNKVTTCNSTADISAYWAPQLKRKSGIVFPTYQKTYYLNDQPVVPVQPIPPGLEMLAGDHMGTGPNSHVSFLCSGGQYTTSMPTSCPPKTPGASTQLNISVHFPDCWDGKTLKPILGTDRTTRMSNLMKAAKGDLNVAYRNTDGTCPSAYPVKIPELQYNLAYNLGTDPDLSSAQLSLDPVFENGQWVPQWGSMYTAHGDFISAWHTQTMQYLTDMCMNKDVISGGCDTSIPVYYSAVTANVQLDSDGTAHPADTTLTAAPGNIVLMKFPIPKDLNDFPYAASTIQTFGGNVTDSSAVMLSLYSASTNWDDSANLPAASACSMNGIGGIYLDSARQVRQNDISSYIADQKAAGATEGALCIRNTTGRTVTFSSRTGSWTPGLFLK; translated from the coding sequence ATGAAAATAAAATCAGTCATCTGGATCATCCTCATGCTGGCCGCTGGTGCAGTCAATGCCCGTGGATTCGATGTCCAATGCAATTACTCTCATACGTTGCCGGATGATGCGATCGTTTATCCCGGGAAACCGGGCGAAGCCATGGTTCATGAATTCTTCGGAAATCCAAATACGAACGCATACACCACCTACGATTCGTTGAACAATAACAAAGTCACGACCTGCAACTCGACGGCAGATATCTCCGCGTACTGGGCGCCGCAATTGAAGCGAAAGTCGGGCATTGTCTTCCCAACGTATCAGAAAACCTATTACCTTAATGATCAGCCAGTGGTGCCTGTTCAGCCAATTCCGCCAGGACTCGAGATGCTGGCGGGAGATCACATGGGCACAGGGCCGAACTCGCACGTGTCATTCCTGTGCTCGGGCGGCCAGTACACAACGTCGATGCCGACGAGTTGCCCGCCTAAAACTCCGGGTGCATCTACCCAACTCAATATCTCAGTGCATTTTCCGGATTGCTGGGATGGAAAGACGCTGAAGCCGATTCTGGGAACTGACAGGACGACGCGAATGAGCAACCTCATGAAAGCTGCGAAAGGTGACCTCAACGTAGCGTATCGAAACACCGACGGCACGTGTCCAAGTGCGTATCCGGTGAAAATCCCCGAACTGCAATACAACCTCGCGTACAACCTCGGAACTGATCCGGATTTATCCAGCGCTCAGCTTTCGCTCGACCCGGTGTTCGAGAACGGGCAATGGGTGCCGCAATGGGGAAGCATGTACACCGCTCACGGCGATTTCATCAGTGCATGGCACACGCAGACCATGCAATATCTGACGGATATGTGCATGAATAAAGACGTCATCTCCGGCGGGTGCGACACCAGCATTCCTGTCTATTATTCTGCCGTTACCGCGAACGTCCAGCTCGATAGCGACGGCACCGCTCACCCTGCGGACACGACGTTAACTGCGGCCCCCGGGAACATTGTTTTGATGAAGTTTCCAATACCCAAGGATCTCAACGATTTTCCTTATGCAGCATCCACTATTCAGACCTTCGGCGGTAACGTGACCGATTCCAGCGCGGTCATGCTCAGTCTCTACTCTGCATCAACGAACTGGGACGACTCGGCCAACTTGCCTGCGGCATCGGCATGCAGCATGAACGGTATTGGCGGTATCTACCTCGATAGCGCTCGGCAGGTCAGGCAAAACGACATCAGCTCGTACATTGCGGACCAGAAAGCGGCCGGGGCGACGGAGGGAGCCCTCTGCATTCGTAACACAACAGGAAGAACAGTCACTTTCTCGTCGCGCACAGGATCATGGACGCCTGGGCTTTTCTTAAAGTGA
- a CDS encoding nuclear transport factor 2 family protein: protein MPAQPPDAPAEAIRELERSRFRAMVDGDGEVLDTLLADNASYVHTNGKRESKRQFIDAITAGRRRYRQIEIETQDLMPGGRDTWIVHGRALIEMESKNGALLFPIAYTAVHLYVNGQYRLLAMQATRVALD, encoded by the coding sequence ATGCCGGCACAACCCCCCGATGCGCCCGCCGAGGCAATCCGCGAACTCGAGCGCAGCCGTTTTCGCGCAATGGTCGACGGCGACGGCGAGGTGCTCGACACGCTGCTGGCGGACAACGCCAGCTATGTCCACACCAACGGCAAGCGTGAGTCGAAGCGGCAGTTTATCGATGCAATCACCGCCGGCCGGCGGCGCTACCGGCAAATCGAGATCGAGACTCAGGACCTGATGCCGGGCGGGCGGGACACGTGGATAGTGCATGGACGCGCGCTGATCGAGATGGAGTCGAAAAACGGCGCGCTGTTGTTTCCGATCGCTTACACGGCGGTTCATCTTTACGTCAATGGGCAATACAGATTGCTCGCGATGCAGGCGACCCGCGTGGCGCTGGATTAG
- the cyoC gene encoding cytochrome o ubiquinol oxidase subunit III, giving the protein MLTKTLSLNSSESHDDHGSSNTVLGFWVYLMTDCIIFASLFAVFAVMGNQFAGGPSGKDVFELPGVMLETAILLVSSITFGFGMLAAYKGKKAALLAWLGVTFLLGAAFIVLEIHEFHLLIQQGYGPGTSAFLSAFFTLVGTHGLHVTAGLIWMVVLAVQVIGNKKVTQRDLTRLACLSLFWHFLDIVWICVFTFVYLTSVV; this is encoded by the coding sequence ATGCTGACTAAAACCCTCTCACTCAATTCGTCGGAATCGCACGACGATCACGGTTCATCGAATACGGTCCTCGGGTTCTGGGTGTACCTGATGACCGACTGCATCATCTTTGCGTCGTTGTTCGCCGTATTCGCCGTGATGGGAAACCAGTTCGCGGGAGGTCCTTCAGGCAAGGACGTCTTCGAACTGCCTGGGGTCATGCTGGAAACCGCGATCCTGCTGGTCAGCAGCATCACATTCGGCTTCGGCATGCTGGCCGCGTACAAGGGCAAGAAGGCTGCGTTGCTGGCGTGGCTCGGCGTCACGTTCCTGCTGGGCGCGGCGTTTATCGTGCTGGAAATACACGAGTTTCACTTGTTGATCCAGCAGGGTTATGGCCCGGGCACCAGCGCGTTTTTGTCGGCGTTTTTCACGCTGGTGGGAACACACGGACTGCATGTCACGGCAGGCCTGATCTGGATGGTCGTGCTGGCTGTGCAGGTTATCGGCAACAAGAAAGTTACCCAACGCGATCTGACACGCCTCGCGTGCCTGAGCCTGTTCTGGCACTTCCTGGATATTGTCTGGATCTGCGTCTTCACCTTTGTTTATCTGACGAGCGTCGTATAA
- the rpoH gene encoding RNA polymerase sigma factor RpoH, with protein MTNAITLPNTGHSASAKAASAGALTFAQSSMLTGQIGNIDAYISAVNRIPMLTPSEERQYATEFRENDNLDAARQLVLSHLRLVVSIARNYLGYGLPHADLIQEGNIGLMKAVKRFDPQQNVRLVSYAMHWIKAEIHEYILRNWRTVKVATTKAQRKLFFNLRSHKTGHNAFTPGEVDSLAKELNVKREEVSEMETRLSGGDIALEGQIDDGEESYAPIAYLADSHNEPTNVLASRQFDKLQSEGLSTALESLDERSRRIVQARWLEVEDDGSGGKTLHELADEFGVSAERIRQIEASAMKKMRTALHEYA; from the coding sequence GTGACCAATGCGATAACCCTTCCGAATACTGGACACTCGGCGTCGGCCAAGGCCGCTTCGGCAGGTGCGCTGACGTTTGCGCAGTCGTCCATGTTGACCGGTCAGATCGGCAACATCGACGCCTACATTTCGGCTGTCAACCGGATTCCGATGCTAACGCCGTCGGAAGAACGTCAGTACGCCACCGAATTTCGCGAGAACGACAACCTCGACGCTGCCCGTCAGCTCGTGCTGTCGCACTTGCGCCTGGTCGTGTCCATCGCCCGGAATTATCTGGGCTACGGCCTGCCGCATGCCGACTTGATCCAGGAAGGCAACATCGGCTTGATGAAGGCTGTAAAGCGTTTCGACCCGCAGCAAAATGTGCGGCTCGTTTCGTACGCCATGCACTGGATCAAGGCCGAGATTCATGAATACATCCTGCGCAACTGGCGCACGGTGAAGGTTGCGACCACGAAGGCACAGCGCAAGCTGTTCTTCAACCTGCGCAGCCACAAGACCGGACACAACGCGTTCACACCGGGCGAAGTGGACAGTCTTGCAAAAGAGCTGAATGTGAAGCGCGAGGAAGTCTCGGAAATGGAGACGCGTCTGTCCGGCGGCGACATCGCGCTGGAAGGCCAGATTGACGACGGCGAGGAATCGTACGCGCCGATCGCCTATCTGGCGGATTCGCACAACGAGCCGACCAACGTGCTGGCATCGCGTCAGTTCGACAAGCTGCAGAGCGAAGGATTGTCCACCGCGCTTGAATCGCTCGATGAACGTAGCCGCCGGATCGTCCAGGCGCGCTGGCTCGAGGTGGAAGACGACGGCTCGGGCGGCAAGACGCTGCATGAACTCGCCGACGAATTTGGTGTATCGGCCGAACGGATTCGTCAGATCGAAGCTAGCGCAATGAAGAAGATGCGCACGGCGCTGCACGAATACGCATAA
- the ybiB gene encoding DNA-binding protein YbiB, with the protein MTDSPAFPCARFIKEIGRGPNGARALTREDTYALYEAMLDNRVSDLELGAVLLAYRVKGETSAELAAMLAAAHRSFEPLHIQNGRDDARPVSIPTYNGARKQPNLTPLLALLLAREGVPVLVHGVTDDPGRVTSAAIFAELGIEASTSHDEIEDNLASRRLSFAPIGVLAPKLARLLAIRRIMGVRNSTHTLVKILQPFAQPGLRLVNYTHPEYRESLTGLFTEHPDAAAGGALLARGTEGEAVADTRRQVQVDWFHDGHAETLLSPERSSPEAPAVPLPEALDAATTARWIETVLRGEAPIPAALARQAELIAEIVRRQAG; encoded by the coding sequence ATGACCGACTCCCCTGCTTTCCCCTGCGCCCGTTTCATCAAGGAAATTGGCCGCGGGCCAAACGGTGCGCGTGCGCTCACGCGCGAGGACACATACGCGCTCTACGAAGCGATGCTCGACAACCGCGTTTCCGACCTCGAGCTCGGCGCGGTATTGCTGGCGTATCGCGTGAAGGGGGAGACCTCGGCGGAGCTCGCCGCGATGCTCGCGGCCGCGCATCGCTCGTTCGAGCCCCTGCATATCCAGAATGGCCGCGATGACGCGCGTCCGGTATCGATTCCGACTTACAACGGCGCGCGCAAGCAGCCCAACCTGACACCGCTTCTGGCGCTTCTGCTCGCGCGTGAAGGCGTGCCCGTGCTCGTGCACGGCGTGACCGACGACCCGGGGCGCGTGACGAGCGCGGCGATTTTCGCGGAACTGGGTATCGAAGCTTCGACTTCACACGATGAGATCGAGGACAACCTCGCCTCCCGCCGCCTGTCGTTCGCGCCCATCGGGGTGCTCGCGCCGAAGCTCGCGCGTCTTCTGGCCATCCGGCGGATCATGGGCGTGCGCAATTCAACGCACACCCTGGTCAAGATCCTCCAGCCGTTCGCGCAGCCCGGCCTGCGGCTCGTGAACTACACGCATCCGGAATATCGGGAAAGCCTGACGGGACTTTTCACCGAACATCCCGATGCCGCCGCTGGCGGCGCGCTGCTCGCCCGGGGCACGGAAGGCGAAGCGGTCGCCGATACACGCCGTCAAGTGCAAGTCGACTGGTTCCACGATGGTCATGCAGAAACGCTGCTCTCGCCGGAACGCTCGTCGCCGGAAGCGCCTGCCGTGCCCTTGCCCGAGGCCCTCGACGCAGCGACTACCGCGCGCTGGATCGAGACCGTTCTGCGCGGCGAAGCGCCGATTCCCGCCGCGCTCGCGCGTCAGGCCGAGCTGATTGCGGAAATCGTCAGAAGACAAGCAGGTTGA
- the cyoD gene encoding cytochrome o ubiquinol oxidase subunit IV, whose protein sequence is MAHAQSIDTGAGHGSVRSYVIGFVLSVVLTAAAFGLVMQQALGQTETIIAISVLAFIQILVHLMFFLHMNTSSSQRWNVVAFGFTVLVAVIVIGGTLWVMHNVGHHMMSR, encoded by the coding sequence ATGGCACACGCACAATCAATCGATACCGGCGCGGGCCACGGCAGCGTTCGCTCGTATGTCATCGGCTTTGTTCTGTCGGTCGTGCTCACGGCCGCAGCGTTCGGGTTGGTCATGCAACAGGCGTTGGGCCAGACTGAAACGATCATCGCGATCTCGGTGCTCGCGTTCATCCAGATCCTCGTGCATCTCATGTTCTTCCTGCACATGAATACGTCGTCATCGCAGCGATGGAACGTCGTCGCATTCGGATTCACCGTTCTGGTGGCCGTGATCGTGATCGGCGGCACGTTATGGGTGATGCATAACGTCGGCCACCACATGATGTCGCGCTAG
- a CDS encoding fumarylacetoacetate hydrolase family protein, with protein MSHVFAAAPVVAVPVAGSSDEFPVRRIYCVGRNYEAHAREMGHDPDREPPFFFAKPADAVLFVAPGATGEFPYPSQSKNVQFEMELVAAIGKRGKDIPADQALDYVFGYALGLDMTRRDLQAEAKKLGRPWDTAKGFDQSAPLGPIHPVAQVGHLEKSAIWLTVNGEEKQRSDISQLIWSVGETIAYLSTLFELFPGDLIFTGTPEGVGAIQKGDLMKGGVDGIGEFAVRVV; from the coding sequence ATGAGTCATGTATTTGCTGCGGCGCCCGTGGTTGCTGTACCGGTAGCCGGTTCCAGCGACGAATTTCCCGTTCGCCGGATCTATTGCGTCGGCCGGAACTACGAGGCGCACGCGCGTGAGATGGGCCACGATCCAGATCGCGAGCCGCCGTTCTTTTTCGCCAAGCCCGCTGATGCCGTGCTGTTTGTCGCACCCGGCGCGACCGGCGAATTCCCGTATCCGTCGCAATCGAAGAATGTGCAATTCGAGATGGAACTGGTTGCGGCCATCGGCAAGCGGGGCAAGGACATTCCCGCCGATCAAGCGCTTGACTACGTGTTCGGCTACGCGCTCGGCCTCGACATGACTCGCCGCGACTTGCAGGCCGAAGCGAAGAAACTCGGCCGTCCGTGGGATACCGCAAAGGGCTTCGATCAATCCGCGCCGCTTGGTCCAATTCATCCGGTCGCGCAAGTCGGGCATCTGGAAAAAAGCGCGATCTGGCTCACGGTCAATGGCGAAGAAAAGCAGCGCTCGGACATCTCGCAACTGATCTGGTCGGTCGGTGAGACGATCGCGTATTTATCGACTTTGTTCGAGTTGTTCCCCGGCGACCTGATTTTCACGGGCACGCCTGAAGGCGTTGGCGCGATCCAGAAAGGCGACTTGATGAAAGGTGGCGTGGACGGAATCGGCGAATTTGCGGTGCGCGTGGTCTGA
- the cyoB gene encoding cytochrome o ubiquinol oxidase subunit I: MLGKLTLADIPFDQPIIMGAAAFMALIVVAVVVGLTWSGKWGYLWREWLTSVDHKKIGVMYIVVAVLMLLRGFVDALMMRTQLALAYNGPGFLPPEHYNQVFTAHGVIMIFFMAMAFMIGLMNIVVPLQIGARDVAFPFINSLSFWMTAVAAILINVSLVIGDFAQTGWLAYPPLSELQFSPGVGVDYYLWSLQLSGIGTLLTGVNFFVTIIKMRAPGMTYMKMPVFTWTSLCSNVLILATFPILTATLALLALDRYLGMHFFTNDAGGNAMLYLNLIWAWGHPEVYILVLPAFGIYSEVVATFAKKPLFGYKTMVYATCSIMVLSLLVWLHHFFTMGSGANVNAFFGIMTMIIAIPTGVKIFNWLFTIYKGRLELSSPVLWTIGFMITFTIGGMTGVLLAVPGADFVLHNSLFLIAHFHNAIIGGVVFGYFAGFTYWFPKAFGFKLNETLGKCAFWCWLIGFWTAFMPLYVLGFMGATRRMNHYDTPGWQPYMIVALIGALIILLGVVLQITQVVVSVVKRNSPAYKDVTGDPWNGRTLEWATSSPPPVYNFAVLPVVHELDAFAHMKERGRTRHAREAYRDIHMPRNTSAGLIVALFSLAIGFALVWHIWWLAIAGLLGVIVTLIIRSNDTDIDYTIPAATVAGMDGSPAQTRARDLQEAL; the protein is encoded by the coding sequence TTGCTGGGAAAACTAACGCTGGCGGACATACCGTTCGACCAGCCCATCATCATGGGTGCGGCAGCGTTCATGGCGCTCATCGTGGTGGCCGTGGTCGTCGGGCTGACGTGGTCCGGAAAGTGGGGCTATTTGTGGCGTGAATGGCTTACGTCGGTCGATCACAAGAAGATTGGCGTGATGTACATCGTGGTAGCGGTACTGATGCTGCTGCGTGGTTTTGTCGACGCGCTCATGATGCGCACGCAACTCGCACTCGCTTATAACGGGCCGGGCTTCCTGCCGCCCGAGCATTACAACCAGGTCTTCACGGCGCACGGCGTCATCATGATTTTCTTCATGGCGATGGCCTTCATGATCGGCTTGATGAACATTGTCGTGCCGTTGCAAATCGGCGCACGCGATGTCGCGTTTCCGTTCATCAACTCGCTCAGTTTCTGGATGACGGCGGTTGCAGCGATCCTGATCAACGTTTCCCTGGTGATCGGTGACTTCGCGCAAACGGGCTGGCTTGCCTATCCGCCGCTGTCCGAGCTGCAGTTCAGTCCGGGTGTGGGTGTCGACTACTACTTATGGAGTTTGCAACTTTCCGGAATAGGAACGTTACTCACCGGCGTCAACTTCTTCGTCACGATCATCAAGATGCGCGCGCCCGGCATGACGTACATGAAGATGCCCGTATTCACGTGGACGTCGCTGTGCTCGAACGTGCTGATTCTCGCCACGTTCCCGATCCTGACCGCAACGCTCGCATTGCTCGCGCTCGACCGTTATCTCGGCATGCACTTCTTCACGAACGATGCCGGCGGCAATGCCATGCTTTATCTGAACCTGATCTGGGCTTGGGGGCATCCGGAGGTGTACATCCTGGTATTGCCGGCGTTCGGCATCTATTCGGAAGTCGTCGCCACGTTCGCCAAGAAGCCGCTGTTTGGCTACAAGACAATGGTCTACGCCACGTGCTCGATCATGGTGCTGTCGTTGCTGGTCTGGTTGCATCACTTCTTCACCATGGGTTCCGGCGCGAACGTGAATGCGTTCTTCGGGATCATGACCATGATCATCGCCATTCCGACCGGCGTGAAGATCTTCAACTGGCTGTTCACCATCTATAAGGGCCGCCTGGAGTTGTCGTCGCCTGTGTTGTGGACGATCGGCTTCATGATCACGTTCACCATCGGCGGCATGACGGGCGTGCTGCTGGCCGTGCCCGGCGCGGACTTCGTGCTGCACAACAGCCTGTTCCTGATCGCTCACTTCCATAACGCAATCATCGGCGGCGTGGTGTTTGGTTATTTCGCCGGCTTCACGTACTGGTTCCCGAAGGCGTTCGGTTTCAAGCTGAACGAAACGCTTGGCAAGTGCGCGTTCTGGTGCTGGCTCATCGGTTTCTGGACCGCATTCATGCCGCTGTACGTACTGGGCTTCATGGGCGCAACCCGCCGTATGAACCACTACGACACACCGGGCTGGCAACCGTACATGATCGTCGCGCTGATCGGCGCGCTGATCATCTTGCTCGGCGTGGTGCTTCAGATTACTCAAGTCGTGGTCAGCGTAGTGAAGCGCAATTCGCCGGCATACAAGGACGTCACGGGCGATCCGTGGAACGGCCGCACGCTCGAATGGGCGACCAGCTCGCCACCGCCGGTTTATAACTTCGCGGTCCTGCCCGTGGTGCATGAACTCGACGCCTTCGCTCACATGAAAGAACGCGGCCGCACGCGTCACGCACGCGAGGCCTATCGCGATATCCACATGCCCCGCAATACGAGCGCCGGCCTGATCGTCGCGTTGTTCAGTCTGGCGATCGGTTTTGCGCTGGTCTGGCACATCTGGTGGCTTGCTATTGCCGGATTGCTGGGCGTGATCGTCACGCTGATCATTCGCAGCAACGACACCGACATCGACTACACCATTCCCGCCGCGACCGTTGCCGGAATGGATGGCTCGCCGGCGCAAACGCGCGCGCGCGATCTGCAGGAGGCACTGTAA